Within the Medicago truncatula cultivar Jemalong A17 chromosome 4, MtrunA17r5.0-ANR, whole genome shotgun sequence genome, the region CATGGAAAATATATTGCGTTTTTAATGGAGATGACACTCTATGTCGAATATATCAAATGCAGATAAGATATATCAAACTATATTGGCTTGTAATTAGGCATACTAATATATCTAGCTAATTCTGATATATACAAACTACAGGCTAGCAAAGATGTGGAAAGTGATGGCAGAATGCCATCAAACACAGAAGCAAACATTGGACGAAGCCAAGATTCTTATAGCCGGCATTGATGCTAGAAAACAGTCTTCTATGTCGATAACTGATCCATACAGGCTCGCACGCTCAGCCTCCAATCTTGAAACCGAATTGAGGAACTGGCGAAACACTTTCGAGTCATGGATCACTTCTCAGAAATCCTACATTCACGCACTAACTGGCTGGCTTCTTAGATGCATGAGATGTGAGCCTGATGCATCTAAGTTAATATGCTCTCCTCGAAGGTCTAGCTCTACTCACCCGTTGTTTGGCCTTTGTATTCAGTGGTCAAGGCGTCTAGATGCCTTAGAAGAAACAGCGGTGCTTGATAGCATAGACTTTTTCGCAGCTGAATTGGGATCCTTCTATGCACAACAGTTAAGAGAAGATTCTGCACAAAATGCAACAGTTGGATCCAATGTGAATATGGAAATGGTGGAAGTTGCTAAGGTTGGAGAAGAAGTTATGGAGGTTGCTGTTAAGGTACTCTGTGGTGGAATGTCTGGTGCGATGAGCTCAATGTCAGAGTTTGCTATTGACTCTGCTAAGGGATACAATGAACTTGTTAAACAGTGGGAGAATGCGAAGTTACAGCAAACTTGCGAGGCCGCAAAATGAATACAGATGCTTACTTTTACGATTTTAGTTAGTTAGTTTAGCAATGGTGTTGgtgaatataatttatttaagagtAGGTTTAGacagaagaaaatgaataggAGGGAAAGGTTTTGTGCTAATCTCTTTTCCTTGgtagaattttatttattgtttattttttataattaggaGAAGGAAATGATGAATTCTCATGTCATTCTCAAGACATTTCTTTATTAGTTCAAATTTGAAGGATCATACTCAATTTTACTTGCTTTTTCTTTTGATCTCTTCCCTTCACTCCATTTCTATTTTCTGttaaattgttgttattaaataattgaacaaACACTACGATTTTTGAACATATCactttctttgttgtttttaatcAGCTATCAACTACGCACAATTGTAGAGAGTAAACCTTTGAGGTGGGTAGGACCACaatgaacaacaaaaaaaaaaaattgctccaAAAACTTATAACTTTTTAGAATAATGATGCATTTACAAAACTATTATTctttgaaagaaataaaaaagaaaatgaaatatctttctgaaacaattttttttaggggaatctTTGTGAAAAGTTATTGTTCGGTTCCTCTTTGTTAATAGGGATGtggttaaaattttgaaaatcgCTCTAATgagttatataaataaaataagatcaTACGGAGGTTTGATAGTAGAGTCAAAAGTGATTACATGGTTTAAGATGAACATTTGGTGTATTGGGATGATATGAATGTCGCTGATAACAAGCATTTAGTGTATTTGGAATTCATGATCGAATGACCATGTTTGCTGTGATAAAATGGAGTATCTGGAAGAAACATAACCGGTTGATGGTGTCATTATTCGAGCCAAAGACTTGTCGCCTCGTGTCAACATGCTAATATAATGTTATACGACTCAAACCGTGTTAACAATATAGATGGCACCACATTTCAACAATAATCTTGTTGTGAAAGTAGGAATGTGTATGAGAGATTACTGTGACCATTTTGTCATGGCAAGAACAAattaatatcatatcatatgaaCCATTAAAATTGTTATGGAAAAAAATCCAATatcacaaaatatagttctctattatagatgatttttttgagagaagttcTATTATAGATGATTTTAGAGCTATTCTTAAGAGTCACCATAAAAGTTggacaatgattttttttcttctttcttttccattTCACCAGAAACACTTTATATCCTTACTCctaaaaaagtaaaacaaaatccTTGGCTGCCAACAGTATTTTATAGGTACaacaattgtttttaaaaacaaattaaaatgaaaataaaggcacaaatatataatatatcagCCCTTTTCATTAGATTGAATTTCTCTAAAGCaagtaatttaatttaaaatctaaaGCTAAAACTTATTTAAGCCTTAACCCAATTCTTACAGCTCATGATGAAAATGTTTTATCCAACTTGTGTATACAAAAAATTAGACCATATGTAGATAGTAataatgaatgataattttaccattttcaaaattgcacagtaaaaaaattgtatgagaCACTTGTTTTATGCTTTGTAATTGAGAGGAAGATAAACAAATCAGTGGATCTTTATTCAATATTCACCAGCATCAACATCTTCTACCTCTCCTTCAGTAATGTCAAATGTCACCATAAGAGTCAGAAAAACAACAACTGCAACCAACTGTGCTGCCACAAAATATTTACCCTTCCTTTTAAGGGTTTTCTCCTCctttgttttctcccttttggGTATGCTCTTAGACTTTGGTcctaatgaaaaaaattgatgaattaaACTTCATGAATAGGGAGGTATATCCTagtaatacaatattttttaaccCAAAAAGCTAAATAAATACAAGCATATCAAAAAGGAAACAACTTCACTGTTAATTTTAGTGTTGTAACAAGAAATTTAAATACTTTTGTATATTTGAATTGATAAAATTTCAGATGATTGCATTATCCACTCCACATGAAGAAATTTTGGAcgtgtcaaaaaaattaaaaggcaATCAATAGTTATGAGCACTAATAAGCAATTTCtagttttattataaaaatatgggCACAAATCTAAGTTAAAATTACCTTACACGTTTTTTGCAGAATAAAATAAACTACTGATTTAGTTTTAGGCAATAATGTGTACATGGTGATTGATGACAATTTTGAAGTTTCAATTGAAAATAAACACTTGCACaattaaatctttaaaaaaaaatagggaataaagaaattattattaattatagtgGCACTAATGGTCATTTTACTCCCCAAGGGAATTTGAACTTTGTCCCTTGAGGTTATAAGGTCAAACTCTTATCACTGAGCTGCACATCATGGACTTGTACAATTATGTCCTTATTCACCAACAAAATAGAtatctaaattaaaaataactttgaAAATGAGAATAGTTAATTCGCTATTATTAAAAGAAACAAGATTTAGCATACAAAATCATGGACATATCTTACTCTGAGTAGATTGACTTCTGGAACCAGATGGAGCAGAGGGGGGAGATGTGCCAGCATCTTTAAGTTCAGTCTTACATTTGTGCACATATCTAACTAAATTATCATGTTCCGAAAATTTGATCCGCAGCGTTGAAGATTCCTAATGTGTACATAATAGAAGCAATCAGAGTTAGAGTTTTCTCAATCTAAGTCTTGACTGATTATACTTTGTAGCCAGTATTACTATTTTTTGATTAAGAATGGAACTTCTAAAGATAAACCTCGGTTGTTTCAGAATAATCTTATTCTTACTTAActatcatttattcaatgaaaaAATTTGGCAGCCAATCAAATGTTAGAAACAGATTTCCTATACACATATTCTCTAAAAGGATTCCTATCATAATCCCTTTTCTTTCAGCATCCCTCATTCACCAAACTATTGGCTAAAGTCTCTCACCCAATAAAGCGCTATGGAAAACATTTATTCACATTCTGAGCATCTGACCAATTTCTATATAGTTCCCAGAGTGTATAACACAATAATGTAATCGTAAACCACTTAAGTCAAACTTTAGTTTATCGGTAGGTGTAGCTCAAGCAGCATTAGTCAATGTGAATCCACAACTACCTTAAAACAAACATTAGAAACACAGTTGTTTGATATTTGACAACAACACTTACTGGTAAAGCTTGAAGAGCAACAAGTCCATGGGCAAGAAAAATTGCATCCAAACTTGATGGCCTGCATAAACCaaataaaagaatttgaatGCATCATCGCGATGTCAAAGTCAATATTTGCTCTAAAAAATGAAAACGACACCAAAGTATTGCCAACATATGAACATAATGCGATAACAAAGTTCTACTCCAGAAGATTCACCTGCTCTCATCAAATAGGTAGTTCTTTTCGCCTAACAATTTAGATAGAGCACCATAAGCAGAGTTTGCCCTCTCATAAATCTGTTCATCACTAAAAGtcatacataaataaaatatttaaactatAAGCTATTGGATTTAATTCGTTTACACAGTTAGTGTAAAGATGATTTACACTTTCAATCAATTATAACCGTTACCATTACAAACATTTGACTTTATTCTTAAACTACTTTTAAAACCATTCATTTGATTGGTTGAGATTCGCTAACGGTGTAAAACAAACTTTTACACCGGTTTATACAAATGACTAAACTCTAAACTATTACTCACCAAGAGAATATATAATGAAATTAGAGTAATTAAGGTAGTTagaagaaaaagtgaaaaactGACCTCTTCTTTCTTGACTACAGCATTGTCATCAGTAATCCCATGCTTCAGTTTCACCCAACGCACTTTATGCGAATAGAGAATCTTCCCTAAGGGCCAAGGAAGATCAGAATAATAGATACTATTAGCAGAAGAACCATCAGATCCAACCCAAAGTTCATATGTAAGTGCATCATGAAGCCAAGTTGTGAGAATTGCTTTGATTGATATCCAATCAGGAAGTGAAGAAACTTCACTATCTAAATCAACAACACCAACATCTTTCTTCAAACACTCAATTATCCCTTCAATCTCATTATTATATGCCACATAATCATCACCAACCTCAATGTAAGGAATTTTATCTaaacaaaacagaacaaaaacacaaacattaCCCATTAacagaaaagataaaaaaatgaaactttatGAATCTTAAagagaaaataagagaaaaaggGATAATGGGATGTTGTATTACCGGAATGTGGGTGATTAACGTGGAAATCTAATTGGAAGGGAATTTGAGAGAAATTGAgatagatgagagaagagagacatTGAGGGCAACCAGTTGGAAGACCAAAACAGGGTTTCCTGACAACTAGAGTGTAAACTTCAGCCATGCATGCATCGATCGACAAAcaaagattgttgttgtgttgtgttgtgttgtgttgaaGGAACAGTTTTCCTCGTATAGTTCGTTAACTAGTTAGGGTTCATGGTACTGTCGTGTTTTGCACTGCATTATAAATGGGCCTAATTTTTTCATTAGCCCAAAGGAAAACAACTATTTCAAACAAAGTAGGATTTTACTTTTCGCACCTTCAGAGACTATTTAGAACGAATTTAGATTGACTAAAGTGTAAAGTAAACAAATTAAGGGttgttaatttattaaatatgaTGATGTACCTCcgattatttaatttgttaatcAATAGTTGACATTACTCATTTTATTCTTTGAAGTGAATTGGTCGTTTTAGAGAAGTTACCATTGAGACACTATCAGATGTAAACATTCATGTGTAACTCAGGAATATTCAGacataaattctttttttttttttttagagaaatttacAGACACAGTGTACTACTCAAAATTGAGAGAATAAACTGTCAGTTTAATTTGTAAACTATAACTCTTTTTTTAATCGGTCtataaactatataaatataataaatagttgCTTAAGTGAAATATCCTATTCATTTTCTAAATGTTTAACCACagattatgttgttgaatataTTATCAAAAGGATAAATACGTGTGATGAATATCAAAAGGATAAACCGAGTTTGAAAACTTATGTAAAGGCGTGCAGAAAGAAGTATCCTCAAAGTAAGGGTTGCGTattgcacattttttttttatcttaatgtAGTAagtacaattttaaatttttaacattttgcaCTCTTTTTTGCGTATTGCTCAACTTCGAGTCACTTCAAATTATGGGGTTGCTTTTTGCACCCGTGTTTTCTAAAACCAATTTTTTCTGTAATCCCTTATGTCCCCAGCAACAATCACatgaattgaaaagaaaaaaaaccttttGAAACATTAAAGCTGAGATTTACATAATTCTGATTTGTTGGATTAGCAAAATACAATCATCATGTGATATATCATTAAGCTGATAAACCAAATCATAGAATCAGCCACTAGTACCTAATCACAAAAAGAAACACGATAACTCCTGAAATTTATAAATCTCAAACCTGACAAGTACAGCAACGGAGACGTCTataaatatccaaaaaaaaaaaaacctacttGTATTCTTGAATTGGACCAAGCATACTATTTAAGTGCACATGTAGGAACCAATTCGATCAAAACTGAGATTTTAGGatctatatttaaaaaaacacgTACATACTTCAAAGACCTAATaatatgcaaaataaatatGCAACACTCTGAGGCAAAAGCCAAACACTGTCAAAAGCGGCCCTTTCGTTTCCGACCTGTGTACTTGGTATCTAGAGGGACATCGtttcctcttcttctcattTGATCCTTCTTCCTCAGTATCCATTCCTTTCCCTTGCCGCTCTTATtattctttctctgcttcttaACGGGTCTATGCCTGTCTGACAAACGTACCTGCaattttttaaactaaatataAGCTTGATACAAAAAGGAGGGGTTGCAGCTAAATAAGCAATTTATCATCATATTTTGCATTTTCCAAATCTGAAATAAATTTATGGGAATTCAACACCTTGAAATGCAGCTCTCTCTTAACATGGTAAAGACATCTTATCTTAACCacttataagaaaaataataactgACATATTAACACATccataatttaaattatatgcATGTTACAGTaacattgatttttttcatCAACAATTGAGATTTCTCACTTTACTATGTAATGTAAATTGCACTCTTTAAAGGAGTCATGTCCAATTTATTAATAGGTAGTGATCTTTAAATAAATCTaactaatcaaaataaaagcaTAATTTGTAACAAAATGAATAGGTAGAGTGATCTTTGAAGGATGAAATTTAAAGAAACATTCACTGTGCCTATTGGAAAATTCCTGAACCGAATACACAGATGTGGTGAGACTTACTGTctgattttcttcatcttcactcTCTTCATCAGATAACTTCTCTTCATCTTCAATTTTACCTTTGGACAAGGATGCTTTCGTTGATAGTTGACCACATCCGAGAACAAGAAACTCTTTTCTCTTCTTAGAACTAACATAAGACAATTGTTCTCCAGTAAGTGGAAATCCATGCTCAAGAAGGCAATGCAATgattattttcaaaagaaagCAATGCTAAAAACCAAAtcgaacaaaacaaaaacacgtAACACTGAACTATCgtaaattttctttcaaacatGTTACGTAATCAACAATGCATGACCAGATACATTACACATTAGTGATCTTTATCCCATCTTTCATCTCGGCAGGCGCTAAGATGGTTCACTTTTTCAGGTGAGAGTGAggaagttaagatgattcagtaaggcatttaatatatttcaactGGTTCTCACCCATGACTTGATTGATACGGGCACAGTACCAACATAATTAGtcaaatattgaaaatttgtaAGAACTTAAGATATGCTACGACCGAGATATGTTAAAGTTTTATGTAAATGCATAATATTTGTAAAGAGAcgttgatattttttattaacataCAACTATATATGTAGACGATAATCAAAACTTACAAAAAGATGTGTGAACATAAAAAACACATACACATCCTTCTCTTAtcgatataaaaaatatattacttcCCTTGTAAATAAACCACAAGTGTATTCTTTAACCTAACCAATATCAGAATatcaaaaatatcatcaatcCTATTTAAAAATAAGGGCCAAGACTCTATTGAATTGCTTACTATTTACTGTCTAATAGTATCATTTTCATCTCCTCATTCTCATCATCCATAAATGCGCATATATTATGACTAGTTCACCAATACTAAACTCTCCCAATTAAAGTAGGTCGCCCCTATCATCAAATAGATCACATACATCTACACTAAAATACCACAACCATGTCTCTCTTATTTTTATATCCTCAAAGAATGAACAAAGGTGTCTGTAGTATGTTCTACAATTCCTTTCGCAACATGAAGAACAAGGCTGTACAAAATACATTGAAATGTTTTTGGAGCTGTCTCCCGAAGTAACGAAGAAGTATCCTAAATGTACAAGtcattacttttttaaaaaggaaaaaaataggaTGAAACTCCTTGGATGCATATACAGGAGTATGTACGCATGTCGGTATTACTATTAGACACGAGTACGACGTGGATACTTTAGCCATTTCAGAATATCTGGCCTTTATAGATTCTCGCAAATAAAGTTAGGCCAAAACAAGCAGTGACAGGAGAATGGATGAATGGACATAGAGAATGCCCGAGttacataatattattttactcTATATCACATTAAGGTCAAATATAATATGAACCTTTTTCACTGTAATGGATAAAATTTTACACTATAATGTTAATCTGTCATGAGACTCCATTCCCCAGTGATTATGACACCTACCAAATACTGGATGCTTatggataaaaaaaacactaaaaatgaataaaaacatatttttcagGCATATTACTTTTGATGGAACAGAGAGCCCCAGTGGTATTGCAAGATTTATTCATACCTGTGTGGAAAATCCACCACTATGCCACCAGAAAATCCAGCATGCATTGCagcattcaaaatcaattcacgCTGGTCTACATTTTCAGGATACACTTGAAAAACTGCTTTAGCGCCATTGGCCAAACATCTGTATAAAGATGTAAAGAAAGCCCTgcaaaagaatataaaatatatagttaTCGAGTGAGTGTAAAAGTGAAAATTTGAAGCATAATCCAATCTTAATGCAGATGGTAAGTCAGAGAAATGTGGAATATATGCTTAGAGGAGTTAAAAGAGATTCAACACAAATGAGTTTTGAAACAAACAACTAAAAGTAgtataataaataaagaaaggaACATACTTCAATCTTAACCGAGGGTTGTGAGAAGATCTATCAGCATTACATAACCACTGCATTATCATACAAGAGTCGACAAATTAGTAATGGAAATGAGTAAAACTAAATCAATTTTGGTAGAAAAGGTGGAAAAACATAACTAAATAACACCCAGTCCAAAATAGGGAAAGTGGTAGCACAAAAATTTCTCCGAAACTTTAAACTTGACCCACTATAACTGGGTATCATTTCTTCCATACTATAGGCCTAACACATTCTCGTAATCTTTTCTAGTTTGATTTTCTCAGTTATCGAAAGCACACCTGAACAGCAGATATACTGATGGCCCCATCAATAACTCCAGGACGAAGCCCTAAACCCTGAAACCAAAGATACAGTATAAGATACAACCGTAAGGCAGGATACAGAGCATTCATTATAACTTCATTAGATATGGATAAGTTAATCATTGAACATGGACATAATCAGAAAGGGAAGGAAGCTGAAAGCGTTTAGTGCATAATAACATTTAACTGACATGAAcagaagcaaaaacaaaaagaactgTGAAATGAGGTAAATATAATACCTGACCCATGTCACTGAGTAAAAGATCACCCTCAACCTCTCGCTCCAATGCAATGTCTACGagttacaaattttaaaataaaattacaaacaatgaaaaatagaCAGGAACAACCATACTTGGGGCTTGTTTggtttgacttatttgagcttatctactgataTAAGCATTCGTGTGACTGTCAAAGAGCagttatgaaaacaacttacgacatgttcataaattgttttcagcttatgGCTTATATAaagcaatttaatttaatttttattttcatctttagttatagaaatagctCTTACATAAGGACTTATGCCAtaagctgaaaattaagttatGTTTATCCAAAAACGGCCTTAGAGAGCGAACAGTAGGGGAAAATGAAAACATACTAAGCATTGAGGGTGAAATGTCGAGACCAATCCAATGATGACCTTCCTCAGAGAGTGTCTCACCACTGAGTCCGGATCCACAACCTACAAAAATCAGGCAtgataattgaaaatgaaaaaagaaatgagaaaatgaattgaaattgaaatataataccAATGTCAAGGAGTAGTTTGGGAACACCGTCTTCAGGTAAAGCAAGTAGCTCCAATGCTCGTTCTGAGAGTGAGGCCTATTTGAGATAATGTGCGAAATCATGagaaattaatagaattgaattgaattgaattggaagagagaaaagaaattgaagttgaGAAGAACCTGAATATCGATAATACGGGAAGAAGAAGTATACTTGCGAGCTTCGGTATCATCGTAGAATATCTCAGGTGGTGCCACCCGCTCTGGTCGAGACGCCATcgctaaaaccctaaacccacaCTCTCTTACCCGCCGCCGCGACACCAACCAACAATCCTGTAATTCAGCGTTTGGAAATTTCCAAaactaataattattattttatttcaaaagaaaaaaaaacatggcaGTAACATTATAAGTTTATTGACTTGTAGTGAGAAAATAAGCTAGAGGTTGCAGAAAATATAActgaaaaaaagaaagtgattttttaaattgaccCAACAATAAAATCGCTCTGTttgttaacttaaattcagtttaagtaggttcatgtaaactctaaactaagtttacatgaacctacttaaactgagtttacatgaacctacttaaactgaatttacatgaACCtatttaaactgagtttacaaaatcgcagaactgtgaatcgcagaacaaggaaaacacaaaatcagaactgagaatccgtaacaagaaaaatacaatcgattgaagaacaacatttgctaacctgatttgcttcgaattttctttgaaatcatgaatggacgtgagaaagtatggttttgaaaatcttcgcagaacacaatcgatcgattggataattatggttttggaagaagggttttggggtgtaaccaaaaaagaaggaataggtttgaaaatcaaattttatgaaagggtaatcttgtcattttggggtgcaaccatgattaactagggtgcaagtagaaaaactcttatATTATTCtgtctttttttaaatatattttttctttgatcaAGTAGTTTAAGGCCGAAAATGATGTTGTTTCCTTTAGCATAGAAAAGTGAATTACGTGTGAGGAACAAATATAGAAGCCAACTTCAATTGAATAATCCAATCAGAACAACGTCAAATTAATTCATAAATGAAATCTGCATGTATCATGTACACATTGCATGGGTTAATTTCAAGCTAAAATTCCGACTCTttcatgcaacaaaaacatcatcacAGGAAATTCATTTCATCCAACTGAACACATCATTTACGGCAACAAAgacaaaacatttttattttctcaagttTATTCAATTTTCCCAATTAACCACAACCTCTTAGtaattagtatatatatataacacacCTGCAATGAATTTTTGATCCAACAAACTATACTATCAAAAAGTGTGACAGAAATATGATAGCAAACATGTCAtcatcctcctcctcctcaaaAGTAACATTGAAAAGTTGTTACTCTGTGAGACCAATGGAACCAACATGGTATGGTCGATTACCATTATCCGAATGGGATCAAATTGGAAACATAACACACGTTTCAACAATTTACTTTTACCGCCCCCCACAAAAATGGCTTACCTCCCCCAATAAAATCGCCACCACTTTGAAAGACTCATTGAGCAAAGTCCTTGTGCCGTTTTATCCACTAGCCGGTCGTTTACAATGGAAAGAAAGCGGTCGTTTTGATGTCGAATGCAACTCATTGGGTGCTCAATTCATCGAAGCAGAATCGTCGTTAACCTTATCCGAACTAGGTGACTTTTCACCTTCTTGTGAATATTATCCTTACCTTATCCCGCACATCGATTACACACGCCCAATTGAAGACATTCCATTGGTTATTGTTCAGCTCACAAATTTCAAATGTGGTGGTGCTAGCATTAGTTTGTTAATCTCACACGCGGTTGCTGATGGACCAAGCGCATTGCATTTCACTTCTGAGTGGGCACGACTTGCGCGTGGCGAGCCTGTGAGAACAATGCCATATTTTGATATAAACGTGTTGTCGTCAAGGtcaaatgttaatgttaatgaaTGGGAGTTTAATGAACCTCCGTTATTGTTAGGAAATTCGAAtaatgttgaagaaaggaagaaaaaaacaacggTGGCTATGCTAAAAGTGAGTAAAACACAAGTTGAAAAGTTGAGAAAAACAGCAAATGAAAGTTGGGAAAAACCTAGCAATGGTCGAGGTTATACGAGATATGAAACCTTAACCGGTCATGTTTGGAGAAGTGCAAGTAAAGCTAGAGGGCATGCAAATGACCAACAAACTTCGCTTGGTGTTTGTGTTGATTGGAGGAATCGTGTGGAGCCTAATTTaccaaaagggtattttgggaATGGGACTTTGGATGTTGTGGCTACTAGTCTTGCAGGGGATTTAATATCTAAGCCTTTAGGGTATGCTTCAAGTAGGATAAGGGAAGCGATTGAGAAAGTGAATGATGAGTATGTGAGAATGGGAATCGAGTATTTTAAGAAGCAAGAGGATTTGACTAAGTTTCAAGATCTTCATGCTAAGATGGGGAGTGATGATAAAGGGCCATTTTATGGGAATCCAAATTTAGGAGT harbors:
- the LOC11425443 gene encoding mitochondrial outer membrane import complex protein METAXIN; this encodes MAEVYTLVVRKPCFGLPTGCPQCLSSLIYLNFSQIPFQLDFHVNHPHSDKIPYIEVGDDYVAYNNEIEGIIECLKKDVGVVDLDSEVSSLPDWISIKAILTTWLHDALTYELWVGSDGSSANSIYYSDLPWPLGKILYSHKVRWVKLKHGITDDNAVVKKEEIYERANSAYGALSKLLGEKNYLFDESRPSSLDAIFLAHGLVALQALPESSTLRIKFSEHDNLVRYVHKCKTELKDAGTSPPSAPSGSRSQSTQRPKSKSIPKREKTKEEKTLKRKGKYFVAAQLVAVVVFLTLMVTFDITEGEVEDVDAGEY
- the LOC11421941 gene encoding 18S rRNA (guanine-N(7))-methyltransferase RID2 isoform X2, which translates into the protein MASRPERVAPPEIFYDDTEARKYTSSSRIIDIQASLSERALELLALPEDGVPKLLLDIGCGSGLSGETLSEEGHHWIGLDISPSMLNIALEREVEGDLLLSDMGQGLGLRPGVIDGAISISAVQWLCNADRSSHNPRLRLKAFFTSLYRCLANGAKAVFQVYPENVDQRELILNAAMHAGFSGGIVVDFPHSSKKRKEFLVLGCGQLSTKASLSKGKIEDEEKLSDEESEDEENQTVRLSDRHRPVKKQRKNNKSGKGKEWILRKKDQMRRRGNDVPLDTKYTGRKRKGRF
- the LOC11421941 gene encoding 18S rRNA (guanine-N(7))-methyltransferase RID2 isoform X1, with protein sequence MASRPERVAPPEIFYDDTEARKYTSSSRIIDIQASLSERALELLALPEDGVPKLLLDIGCGSGLSGETLSEEGHHWIGLDISPSMLSMFSFSPTVRSLRPFLDKHNLIFSLWHKSLYIALEREVEGDLLLSDMGQGLGLRPGVIDGAISISAVQWLCNADRSSHNPRLRLKAFFTSLYRCLANGAKAVFQVYPENVDQRELILNAAMHAGFSGGIVVDFPHSSKKRKEFLVLGCGQLSTKASLSKGKIEDEEKLSDEESEDEENQTVRLSDRHRPVKKQRKNNKSGKGKEWILRKKDQMRRRGNDVPLDTKYTGRKRKGRF
- the LOC11431043 gene encoding spermidine hydroxycinnamoyl transferase, with translation MIANMSSSSSSSKVTLKSCYSVRPMEPTWYGRLPLSEWDQIGNITHVSTIYFYRPPQKWLTSPNKIATTLKDSLSKVLVPFYPLAGRLQWKESGRFDVECNSLGAQFIEAESSLTLSELGDFSPSCEYYPYLIPHIDYTRPIEDIPLVIVQLTNFKCGGASISLLISHAVADGPSALHFTSEWARLARGEPVRTMPYFDINVLSSRSNVNVNEWEFNEPPLLLGNSNNVEERKKKTTVAMLKVSKTQVEKLRKTANESWEKPSNGRGYTRYETLTGHVWRSASKARGHANDQQTSLGVCVDWRNRVEPNLPKGYFGNGTLDVVATSLAGDLISKPLGYASSRIREAIEKVNDEYVRMGIEYFKKQEDLTKFQDLHAKMGSDDKGPFYGNPNLGVVSWLTLPIYGLDFGWGKEVYMGPGTHDSDGDSLLLPSYDDDGSLLVAICLQEVHMDAFKRHFYQDIV